From Negativicutes bacterium:
AAAAGATCGGGATTGAGACGGGTTCGTTCAATCATCCGGGCCAGATTCGCCCGGCTTTTCCAAACACCTAAAAGGATACGCTCGGAGCGAAAGAATTCTGCCAGCCGCTGCCGTACAAAAGGCAGCTGCAGTTCAATACCGCCGATTTCATCCAGAATCAGAAAAGGTTGATTTTCAGTCAGCGCAGTGAAAGAGCGCAGGAAATCCTCTGCTGAAAACTGCGCGCCGTTTGGCGTGATTTGCAGGAAAATATTGGCTTGTTCCGCCGCCTCCGACCAATCAGGAGAAAGCGCTGCCGCCGCCGGGGTCAGGCAATAGGCCAAAAGACCGTTCGGCAGCCGCATTCGCTGCACGATAAAGCCTCCGGCCGGCCGTTTTGCTTGTTGTAGAGTTTGCAGCAGGAGACTCGTCTTACCGCTGCCGGAAGGTCCCT
This genomic window contains:
- a CDS encoding ATP-binding protein; its protein translation is MISKLLLQGPSGSGKTSLLLQTLQQAKRPAGGFIVQRMRLPNGLLAYCLTPAAAALSPDWSEAAEQANIFLQITPNGAQFSAEDFLRSFTALTENQPFLILDEIGGIELQLPFVRQRLAEFFRSERILLGVWKSRANLARMIERTRLNPDLLLYHDELEALFCATQGARLLDHLPCAPAMHDFLAQNGLLLCPPSCRRANSAEAATL